In Macadamia integrifolia cultivar HAES 741 chromosome 5, SCU_Mint_v3, whole genome shotgun sequence, a single window of DNA contains:
- the LOC122079129 gene encoding zinc finger CCCH domain-containing protein 15-like: MQNDKSPTDDGISSSASTLSQDQRLPSQNRQSEGIGFTSLCSSSFPTKASVSNSVSLSPSGCSCDEDKNEIATENRLYLARVTLEYDQLLDRYRLCYSHLHEALKEVEAFRQEIAELRIENRDLNNRLRLLAQTSLQNRFIPSSFPSPSLINDFRRLCLGDHNTPTSCVSSELLDESPTSVIGNNPFERRSLDRGSLPKSISIRSSGYLKLNQTSGSSNGASSATSRLRVASPVDTGTQRVYVAGSSELEAFNQGMLKTELCNKWQETGTCPYGDHCQFAHGISELRPVIRHPRYKTEVCRMVLAGDNCPYGHRCHFRHALTEQERFMAEP, translated from the exons atgcAGAATGATAAATCTCCCACCGATGACGGCATCAGTTCTTCCGCTTCGACCCTATCGCAAGATCAGCGGCTCCCTTCGCAAAATCGCCAATCTGAGGGCATCGGCTTTACCTCGCTCTGCTCGTCTTCATTCCCTACAAAAGCATCTGTCTCGAACTCCGTTTCACTAAGCCCCTCTGGTTGCTCCTGCGACGAAGATAAAAATGAAATAGCCACAGAGAATCGCCTTTACCTCGCTCGTGTCACATTGGAGTACGATCAACTGCTGGATCGGTACCGTTTATGCTACAGTCATCTTCATGAGGCACTGAAAGAAGTTGAAGCCTTTCGGCAGGAGATCGCTGAACTTCGAATTGAGAACAGAGATTTGAACAACCGATTGAGACTCTTAGCCCAAACTTCCCTTCAGAACCGCTTCATCCCCTCTAGTTTTCCTTCTCCATCGCTCATCAACGATTTCCGTCGTCTGTGTCTTGGTGACCATAACACACCTACCAGTTGCGTATCGAGTGAACTTCTGGATGAGAGTCCAACAAGTGTTATAGGCAATAATCCATTCGAGAGAAGAAGCTTGGATCGGGGTTCGTTGCCGAAGAGCATCTCAATTCGTTCCAGTGGCTACCTGAAGTTGAATCAAACCAGTGGGAGCAGCAATGGAGCTTCAAGTGCCACAAGCCGACTTCGAGTTGCTAGTCCAGTCGACACTGGAACG CAACGTGTGTATGTGGCGGGATCCAGCGAATTGGAAGCGTTCAATCAAGGAATGTTGAAGACTGAGTTGTGCAACAAATGGCAGGAGACCGGCACGTGTCCTTATGGGGATCACTGCCAGTTCGCACACGGCATCTCTGAGCTCCGCCCTGTGATTCGCCACCCTCGGTATAAAACGGAGGTTTGCCGGATGGTCCTGGCCGGAGATAACTGTCCCTATGGCCACCGCTGCCACTTCCGTCATGCGCTCACGGAGCAGGAGAGGTTCATGGCAGAGCCCTAA